The DNA window CAACAAACGCGGAGCCAGGTCCACGTAACCGCCCTCCCCCACCGCGGCCAGCGCCACACGGCGCACCGTTCCATCACTGTCTTCGAGATAGCGGGCCAACGGCCCGGTGAAGCGCGAATCCTGGAGACGCCCCAGGAGCTTCGCCACCTCACGTCGCTCCATCACGGGAGCGCCTTCTCCCCGCGCGAGCAACTCCTCGAGCGAGGCCAACGCCACCGCGCTGCCCGTCGACTTCACCAGCGCGCCGATGGCCGCGCACCGAAGCCCCACGTCCGGATGGTTGAGGAGTGCCGGCAAGAGCCGCTCGGCGCGCTCCGGGGACAGCCGCGCCAGCGCCCAGACCGCCTGGTCCCGAGGACGCCGAGGCCCTTCCTCCACCAGCCGCTCCAGCACCGGCGCCAGCTCCCGAGCCTCCAGCTCCAGCGCCAGCGCGACACCGCGCTCCAGCACGCGCTCATGCGGATGGCGAAGCAGCGCGGGCAGGTGTGGCCGCAGCGACACCTGGGCCTGCTCCATCAAGTCCACCGCGCGCAGCACCCGATCCGGCACGGGCGCGGAGAGGGCCTCCGTCAGCAGGCGTTGATCCTCCTCGCCCTCCAGCGCCACGGATTCCTCTTCGTGCGCGCCCACCTGCTCGCCCAGCGCCGCCACATAGGCGGGCTTGAGACGCAGCAGCAGCCCCACCAGCGCCGCGCACATGCCCACCACCGCCAGCGCCATCGTCTCGCCCGTGGCGGCACGTCCAGCGCCGATGAGCAGCAGACCCGCCACCACCACACCGCCCTTGCGGAGCAGTCCGTCCACCGCGGCGCGAAGGCCCTCGCGCTGCCCATCCGGTACCGCCGCGTAGAGCAGCTGGATGCCCACCGGAAGGATGGAGTAGTTCACCGCGGTCTCCAGCAGCCGAAGCAGGTGGAGGGGCCACAGGCTGGGCGTGATGAGCGACGCGGCCGCCAACGGAACGATGACCAGGGGCACCAGCGCCACATAGCCCAGCAGCCCCAACCGCTTGAGCAACCGCTGGGTCAACAGCAACTGGAACGCCACGCAGAACAGGCCGATGTAGAGCTGCAACGAGCCGAAGAGCGCGGCCATCGCGTCCTCGCTCATCGTGCCTTCCAGTCGCAGACGGAACAGGTAGTCCACGAAGGCCGACAGCACCGCGAAGGAAATCCCCAGCGCCGCGAGCACCTGCGCGTAGGGGCTCTTCGCCAGGTAGCTGAACGCCATGAACGACGCTGGCGCGGTGCGGCCCTGGGGCGCGGAGGGAGGCGGCTCGCCCCGGTAGAGGTGGTGGAAGATGGCGCCCGCGGCCAACAACCCCAGCGCTCCGCTGACCACCATGGCGGGAGTCCCGAGCCGCTCGGCCAACCGCTGGACGAGCAACCCACCCACCATGCCGCCCCCCATGGCGAAGCCATTGAGGGCCGTGAAGGCCTTGCGAGCCTCCCGCGCATCGAAGGCCGCGGACATCCGCGCCCAGAACCGGAAGGACACGAACGTGGAGAACGTGTCGACGAACAGGTACAGCCCCAACGCCGGCGTGCGGTAGCCCGCCCACAGCGCCAACGCGAATCCCAGCGTGAGCACCCCACCCACACCCGTCAGGACTCCCGGCGACTCCAGCGGAGAGTTCGGCTTGGAGCGCGGCAACAACGTGAGCGCCGCGGTGATGAGTGCCCCCAGGAGGTACAGGTAGGGCATCGCCTGCGACTCGAAACGCGACAGCACCAGCGCGTTGGCCGCCGACTTCAGTTGCGTCACACCCGCGATGAGCGCGAACTGAAAGGCAGCCGCCGGCCATAGTCGGCGGTTCCAGGATGAGGAGTCGGAGGGGGACACGGTGCGCGAGGGACGAGGTGGCTACCCCACCACCCCGATAGCCATGAATACCACAGTCGCCCCTGGGACCGCCCCCCTTCCACTACCTCCTCCCAGCAGGTGTTCAGCCCGAAGCGAACAGGCTGTGTTCCCTGCCCGTACCCACCGAGCCCCCGTCCGCTGGCGGACGCGGCTACACTGCGCCGGTGACGATGGCCCCCGAGACACTGCTGGACGGCACCCACACGGTGCTCACCCCTGAGTACGTGGAGTTCCGCTTCACCCTGGCGGGCCTGTACTCCCGGTTCCTCGCCTGGCTGGTGGACGCGGCCATCGTCCTGGTCCTCAGCGCCATGACGCTGTTGACGCTGAGCCTCACGATGATCGCCTTTCCCGGCGTGGCCAGCGCCCTGGGCATCGTCGTCTACTTCCTGGTGGACTGGGGCTACGGCATCGCCCTGGAGACGGCGTGGAGCGGCCAGACGGTGGGCAAGCGGCTCCTCTCCCTGCGTGTCATCCAGGAGAGCGGCGTGCGCATTGGCTTCTATCACGCGGCCCTGCGCAACCTGGTGCGTCCGGTGGACCGGCTGCCGTTCCTCTACCTGGTGGGAGGGGTGGCGGCCATGGTCTCCGGCTCCCAGCAGCGGCTGGGGGACATGCTGGCCGGCACCATCGTCGTGCGCGAGCGGAAGCTGAAGGTGCCGTCCGCCATCAGCGCCACGGGCGAAGAGGGCCTGCTGGCGGATCCGCTCTTCGTCTCGCGCGTGAAGCGGCTGTCGACGGAGGAACGGGAGGTGGTGCTCACCGCCGCCCTGCGCCGCGAGGAGTTGCGGATGGATGCACGCCTGCGCCTGTTCGCCGCGCTGGGCACCCGGCTTCAGGATGCCCTGGCCATGGAGAAGCCAGCTCACCTCTCCGACGAGAAGTGGACCCTGCTGGTCGCCGCGGCCCTGCTGCCCCCCAAGGCCGCGCGCGGCACCCGGCCACCGCGCGCCCAGGCCCTGGGGTGAACGCCGCCTAGAAGTAGGCCGCCATTCCCGCCGACACCGTCACCGAGTTCTGCGTCTTCTCGTTGAGCGCGATGTAGATGTTGTACTGCGCCCGCAGGCCCGCGCTCACGGAGTCCGACAGGAAGAAGTCCAGGCCCGCGTTGGGACCAATGCCCACGAAGTTGCTCGTGGCCGTCTTGAACACGATGAGGTAGCTGAGGTCCGCGCCGACATAGGGCCGGATGGACTCTTCCATCAGCAGGTAGCGCAGGCCCAGCGACGGGGCCAGGCCCACCACGCGCTTCTTGTCGTTGCTGGTGTTGTCTCGCGGGAAGGCAATCTTCGAGTAGGACACCACCTCGAAGCCGTTCTCGATGTAGAGGCTGGCATCGATGCCCAGGAAGAACGCGTTGTCCAACCCATTGGTGTTGTTGAAGTCCATGTAACCCAGCGACAATCCGAGACTGCGATTGGCGAACTGGGCATGAGCCGGAGCCGCCCCAAGCAGGGCCAGGGCGAACGTGAGGGTGCAGAGCAGGGTACGCATGGGCCACCACTCTAACCGGTGCAACCCTTGGAAATCAGCCCGGATTGAGCCCCGCCCGGCCGTTGCACGGGAGGGGGCGCTCTCCTACACTCGGGCGGCCATGCGTCTTGCTCGTCTTGCCTCCGCGCTTTCCTGGGTCTGCGTGCTTCCGCTCGCCGCCTGCTTGTCCACTCCGCCGCCCCATGAGCGCGCGCTCATCAACAATGAGCTGTGCGTGCAGGAGCTCAACAACCAGGACCTGGTCCGCGCGGAAGTCTATTGCGACCTGGGCCTGGAGTTCTCCCCTCAGTACGCGGACTTGTGGGCCAACAAGGGCCTCATCGCCATGTACGCGGGGCGCACGGAAGACGCGAAGAAGCACTTCATCAAGGCCCTGCGCTTCAACCAGGAGCACCTGCAGGCCTACCAGAGCCTGGGCCACCTCTACACGGAAGAGGGCGCCTACGGTAAGGCCCACGACAACTTCCGCCGCGCCCTCAAGGTGAACCCGGACAACATCGATACGCGCTACAACCTCGCGTTCACCTTGATGAAGATGGGCAAGACGGTGGAGGCCAAGAAGGAGCTGCGCACCGTCCTCGCCGTCAACCCGAACCTGGCGCAGGCCCACCACACCCTGGGCATCATCGCCTACGGGGAGGAGCAGTACGAGGAGGCCGCGGAGCACATGGCGCAGGCCACGGCCCTGGACCCGAACTTCGGCGATGCCTGGCACGACTACGGCACCACGCTGATGGAGCTGGGCCGCTTCGCCGACGCCCGCGAGGCCTTTGGCAACTGCCTCCAGCTCAACCCCAAGGCCACCAGTTGCACCAACAACCTGGCCCTGGCCCAGCGCAAGGCCGCCCTCACCGACAAGGCCTTCAAGGAGATCAAGGACACCCAGCAGGCGGAGAACTCCGCCCCCGCCCTCTTCATGCTGGCCCGCCAGTACCGCGAGAAGGGGCTTCTGGCCGAAGAGGAGGCCACTTACAGGAAGTGCGTGAAGCTCGACGGCAAGTTCGCCCCCTGCCACTACGGCCTCTTCGAGCTCTACCAGGAGGCCAACAAACACGAGCACGCGGGGGTGGCCTGCAAGAACTTCTTGAAGTATGCGACCTCGGAAGAGTTCCCCACCGAGTATCAGTCGTGCGAGAAGTACATGAGCAACGCGACGTTCTGATGTCCCGTGGTCCCCTGTCTCCACTGTTCCCTCGATGAGCGTCCGTCTCACCGTCACACAGCGCAGCGAGGCCGGTGCCCAGGGCACCGAGATCGTCCTCGACGATGCGGTCATCACCTTGGGCCGGGACAAGACCTGTCAGGTCGTGTTGGCCCAGCAGGCCGTGTCGCGGAACCACGCCCGCATCTGCCAGGAAGGGCACAACTTCTTCCTCGAGGACCTGGGGAGCGCCTACGGCACCCAGCTCAACGGGAAGGCCCTGCCCAAGGGTGAGAAACGCGCCCTGCGCAACGGTGACGTCATCGCCATTGCCCAGTACGACGTGCGGTTCGACCGGGTGCTGGAGCTCAACGGCGACGCCACCTCGGAGAAGACGTCGTTCATTGCCCGCGGCAACCTGAAGGACGTCATGCGCGGGCTGTCCGGCACGGAGGAGCGCTACCTCCGCATCATGAATGGCCCTCGCGAGGGCGAGCGCATCGAGATTGGGGACGCGCAGGAAATCGTCATCGGCCGCGACGAGAAGGAAGCCGACCTCGTCATCAAGGACGACCTCACCTCCCGCAAGCACGCCAAGATTCGCCGCGACTGGTCCGGAACCCATGTGGAGGACCTGGGCAGCCGCAACGGAATCAAGGTCAACAAGAAGCGGGTGAACCGCAAGGCGCTCAAGGACAACGACGAGGTGGAAGTGGGCGGTACGCGCTTCCTCTACGTCGACCCCGCGGAGCCCGCCGAGGAGCCCGTCCAACTGGCCCCCGAGGTCAAGAAGAGCCCTCCGCCCTCACCTCCGCGCCCTGCCCCCGTTCGCAAGGAAGCCAAGCCGGAGCCAGAACCCGAGCCGGAGCCCGCACCTCCCGAGCCAGAGCCCGCTCCGCCGGAGGTCTCCTCCGAGTCCCCCGCCTCCGAAGAGCCCGACCCGTCCTCCTCCGAGGAGCCGGTGCAGCCCTCCGCGGAGAACTCCGTCCCGGACGAAGTGGCTCCGAACGGGGCCCTGGCCATGCTCAAGGACAAGGAGAAGCTTGTCCCGCTCGTCGTCATGGGCGTGGTGGGGTTGGTGTTCCTGGTGCTGCTCATCGCCGTGGTCGCTGGCGCCTGAGCCGCGCAGTCCCTCTCAGCGAGACCCCGTCATGAGGCTCTTCGAGTCCTCGGGGCACCCCATGTCCTGAAACACGAAGTCCCGCTGTGCCTCCCTTCCGGATGCACGCGCGGGACCTTGTGGTGAAGCACGACGCTTCAGGGGAGCCCCCCTGGAGAGGGGCTCCTCCCTGCTACCCACGGCTACCGGGTGGAGATACGCGCCACCGGCTGGATGTTCAGCTCGGGCGACAGCTCCTGGTAGCTGAGCACGGAGAACGAGGGGTTGAACTCGTACTCCAGCAGCTTGCGCACGTAGCGCCGGATGTCCATGGCCGTGAGGATGACGGGGCGCTGCGCGCTGGGCGGCAGGTGGCCGCACTCGGTGCGGACGGCCTGGACGATTTCCTGGGCCAGCTCCGGCTCCAGCGCCAGGTGTGCACCCGCCGAGGTGCGCTTGATGGAGCCTCGGATGGCCTCCTCGATGTTCGGGTCCAACAGGTACACGACGAGCGTGCCGCTGCCGCGCGCGTACTTGTGGGAGATGTAGCGGCGCTGCGAGGCGCGCACGTGCTCGGTGAGCATCACATTGTCGGCCTCCACCTGTCCGTACTCGGCCAGGGCCTGGAGGATGCCGCGCAGGTCTCGGATGGAGATCTCCTCCTCCACGAGCCGCTGGAGGATGTCCGTGAGCTTCAGGACATTGACCACCTTGGGGATGACTTCCTTGACGATGGCGGGGAAGGCCTTCTCGAGCTGCTCCAGCATCGTCTGCGTCTCCTGGACGCCGACGAACTCACGTGCGTTGCGCCGCAGCACCGCGGCGACGTGCAGGATGATGTAGCCCGGGACGTCCCACGTCGTGAGGCCCGCGGCCTCCAGCGTCTCGCGGTGCTGCTCGGGCACCCACGCGGCGGGCTGACGGGTGGCCGGGTTGATGGCCTCGAAGCCCTGGATGTTCATCAACCGCAGGCGCTCCACCGTGTCGTTGACGAGCACGTGGCCCAGCGTGGCCTGGCCGGTGACGACGGGGACCTCGTTGATTTGAATCTGATACGAGCCCGGCGGAAGGGACGCGTTGCCGCGCGCGCGCACGCCCGGGAAGCGCACACCCAGCTCGACGAAGAGGCCGTCGCGCATGAAGGGGATGAGCTCGAAGAGGAACTTCCCGTTGTCCTGGCGCGAGTCCACATAGGGAACCAGCGCGTCGGAGACCTCCAGGACGATGGGTGTGACGACGGGGATGAAGAGCTCGGAGTCCGGATTGATGGGCTCCTTGGGCGCCGGCTCCGACGACAGGGGCGTGCCCAGGTCCGTAATCATGGAGGGCCCGGCCTCCTCCACCATCTGCTCGTCCTTCTCCTTCTTGAGCATGCTCCACGCGCCAAAGCCCGCGCCCGCGCCCAGGAGGAAGAAGGGAATCTTCGGCAGACCCGGCACCAGGCCGAGGACGATGAGCATGCCGGCGGCGATGGCGATGGCCTTCGGGTAGGCGGTGAGCTGGGTGCCCACGTCCTTGCCCAGGTGCGCCCCCTCCTCTTCACCACCCACGCGCGTCACGATGATACCGGCGCAGGTGGAGACGAGGATGGCGGGAATCATGCCGACCAGACCGTCACCGATGGTGAGCAGCGTGTACTTCTGCGCCGCGTCTCCAGCGGACATGCCCTTCTGCGTCACGCCAATGATGAGGCCACCGACGATGTTGACGACGGTGATGATGATGCTGGCGATGGCGTCGCCCTTCACGAACTTCATGGCGCCGTCCATGGCGCCGAAGAGCTGGCTTTCGCGCTCCAGGTCTCGGCGGCGCTTCTTGCCCTGGTCCTGATCAATGGTGCCGGCGCGGAGATCCGCGTCGATGGACATCTGCTTGCCGGGCATCGCGTCCAGGGTGAAGCGCGCGGCCACTTCCGCGACACGCTCCGAGCCCTTGGAGATGACGATGAAGTTCACGATGACCAGGATGATGAACAGGATGGCGCCGACGACGAAGTTGCCCTGCACCACGAAGTTGCCGAACGCGATGACCACCTCACCCGGGTCACCCGTCAGGAGGATGAGTCGCGTGGTGGAGATGGTGAGCGACAGCCGGAACATCGTGGTGATGAGCAACACTGTCGGGAACGTCGACAGGTGCAAGGCCGCTGGCACGTAGAGCGACACCAGCAGCAACACCACCGAGATGCTGATGTTCAGCGTCAGCAGCACGTCCAGCAGCAGCGTGGGCAGCGGGACAATCATCATCCCGACGATGGCCACCACCACGATCGCCAGGACGATGTCGGAGTACTTGGAGAGGAAGCTGTTCGGATTGGAGGCGGACATCAGCGGGGACCCATCCTAGTCCGCGCCCGGCTCCGGACCCAAGAGGGGCCTCGCGAGCCGGGTCGGTCTGCCCGTCACTGGAGACGGACGAGCACTAACGCTTGTGGGAGCCGGAGTCGTGCTCGGAAGCCCCCTGGGCCTCCTCCACGCTCTCCAGGGCCGCGGCGGCGAGCATCCTCGCGCGCGCGCTCAACGGGTCCTTCCCCTCGGGGTCCAGGGACACCGCGTGGTTGAAGTCCTGTGCGGCCTCCATCACCTTGCCCTGGCGCAGGTGGACCTCTCCCCGGTTGACGAACGGCGTCAGGTCCGAGGGGTCCAGCTCGATGGCCCGGTTGAAGTGGGCCTCCGCCTGGTCCAGGTTCTCGAGCGCCAGGTGGCAGGCACCGAGCGCCGTCTGGAAGTAGGCCTCGGACGCATCCATGGAGGCCAGTTGCTCGAAGATGGCGAGCGACTCCTGGAAGCGGCCGTCTTGAAACAGGTCGAAGCCTTGTGTGGCCCGCTCCAACAGCTCCGGACCAGACAGCGGCTTCCCATCATTGTCGGAGACCGGCGCCTTGGCTTGGGTCGTCGTCATGTGGACTCATTCCCCGGGCAGTAACGGAGGCGGCCCGGACTCTAGCCCGCCTCCATCAAGGCCACCAGTCAGCAACGTCCTGACTTCCGCACTACTTCTCGAAGTTGTCCCGGATCTCTTGCAGGCGCTTCTGCATGTTGGCGATGGCCATGTCGACGCCCTTCTGGCCCACCACCGCGCTGAACATCTGCGACTTGACGCGGCCCGCGACGTGCGCCTCGATGTCCTTCAGCGACGCGTTGGGGTTCTGCTGAAGGAAGGTGGCGACGTCCCCTTCCAGCTTCTTCGCGAGCCCCTCGTTCGTGGACTTGGAGAAGAACCCGAGGAACCCCTGGTTCTCGAGCAGCTTGTCCTTCACGAGCGCCGTTGCGTAGGACTTGCGGTCCTCGGCCGTCAGCTTGTTCTCCGGCTTGTTCTTCACGCCGTCCATGATGGACTTCTGCGCCGCGCGCTGAGCGGCGACATCCGCCGTGGGCTGCGTCGACGTGTTGGCTGGAGCGGACGTGGTCTGCGGCGTGGAACGGGGGCCGCCTTTGATTGGAGCAACCATGGGACTCTCCCTGGATACGAGTTGAAGAAATTCTCGCCGTGCGACGTGGAAAAGTTTCCGACAGTTGGCACGGTCTGTACAGCGAACCCCAGAAATGAACCGGCCCCGCAGCAGCTCCAGGAGCTGATGCGAGGCCAGGGTGCTGCGGAGAAGCGGGCGATTAGCGGATGTTGCCCGTGATCTTGGACTGCATCTCGTCCAGCTTCTTCATCAGCGTGGAGACCAGGTCGGTCAGGCGGGCCTCACGCTGCATCTGCTCCTGCGCGCGGAGGAACGGCTGCTGATCCGGGGGGGCCGCGTTGATCATCGCGTTGGACGAAGCGGAACCCTGCGTGATGCTGTTGGCGGCGGCGTTGAAGTTCGCAGAGATGCTCATGGTCGTTCTCCTGTGATTTATTCGTGAGTGCTGCGAGGCGAAGTGCAGCGGCGGCTACAAAAAGATTATCGGGGATGGGGGTTCGAAGTTTCCTGGGTAATTTCCGGGATCATTTCCGGCCGATTCCAGAACCCCCAGCGTCCCCCGGAAACAGGCCTAACCCTTCAGCTTTCCGAGGCTGGGGTTCTTCATCCACGCCTTGAAGGACTCGAGCTGCTGCGCTTCCTTCTTGGGGTCCGCGGGCGCCGCCGGGGCCTCATCCGGGCCCAGGGACAGCGAGCGCTTGGAGGAGCCGCTCTCGAAGCCATCCTTGGCACCGCCGGGCCCTGCGGGGCGCGCGGGAGCCGCGGGGGCAGGAGGAGGAGCAGCCGGGGCGACGGCACCAGGAGGGGTGAACGCCAGCTTCGCGTGCGCCTCCGGGTTCATCTCCTTCACCGCGTTCTGGATGGTCATCCCGTAGGTGTTCAGACGCTCGGACAGGTAGGACACCACCAGTCCCAGCATGGGAGGCACGGGGAAGATGGGGTCGGCCATGAAGCGCTGGAGGGCGCTCGACACGTCGCCGTAGAGCCGCTCGTCGAACGGAGTCCCCGGCACGGTGGACGACACCAGCATCTTCATGGTGCGGACAACCTGGAGGTAGGTGCCCTGGGCCGTCTTGGACTGGGCCTCCAGCTCAATCAGCAGCTTCTCTCGCTTGGCAACGAGCTCCGCGGGCTCCGGAGGCATCGGCCCGACTTTCGGCTTCTGCGTGCTCATCGAATGACTCTCCACCTCTCCACTAAGAGGGTTGGGGTGAACGGGGGGCAAGCCTAACAGACTGTTCCGGACTCACCTATCCAGGTTTGATGGCGAACCCAGAGGCGGAATGTGGCGTACTCAACGGCGAGAAAGCGCCGTGAGCATCGCTCCCGCCTTGCGAATCACGGGATCATCCGCCGGGGTCATCGCCGCGGCGCGTCGCAAGTCGTCCATGGCCTGGGTCTTCTGTCCCAGGGCCAACCGGACCTCGGCGCGGCCGACGTAGACAGACGGGTCCTGCGGGGACAGCTTGGCGGCGACGTCGAAGGCGGCCAGGGCGCCCTGGCCATTGCCAGCAGCCATCTCCACGACGCCCAGGGCCTTGGCGAAATAGCCGTCGGTGGGGCTGACGGCATACAGGCCCTGGAAGAGCGTGCGGGCCTCGTTGATGCGGCCCTGGTAGTAGAAGAAGTAGGCCGTCTTGGCGATGGCGTAGAGCTCATCGTTGGAATAGCCCCGCACGTCTCGCAGGGTGGCCTTTCCATCCGCCCAGCGCTGGAGCCGGGCCTGCAACTGGGCCTCGTCCTGAGGGTCCTCCGGCATGGCGCTAGTAACCCTCGTCCT is part of the Myxococcus landrumus genome and encodes:
- a CDS encoding cyclic nucleotide-binding domain-containing protein; its protein translation is MSPSDSSSWNRRLWPAAAFQFALIAGVTQLKSAANALVLSRFESQAMPYLYLLGALITAALTLLPRSKPNSPLESPGVLTGVGGVLTLGFALALWAGYRTPALGLYLFVDTFSTFVSFRFWARMSAAFDAREARKAFTALNGFAMGGGMVGGLLVQRLAERLGTPAMVVSGALGLLAAGAIFHHLYRGEPPPSAPQGRTAPASFMAFSYLAKSPYAQVLAALGISFAVLSAFVDYLFRLRLEGTMSEDAMAALFGSLQLYIGLFCVAFQLLLTQRLLKRLGLLGYVALVPLVIVPLAAASLITPSLWPLHLLRLLETAVNYSILPVGIQLLYAAVPDGQREGLRAAVDGLLRKGGVVVAGLLLIGAGRAATGETMALAVVGMCAALVGLLLRLKPAYVAALGEQVGAHEEESVALEGEEDQRLLTEALSAPVPDRVLRAVDLMEQAQVSLRPHLPALLRHPHERVLERGVALALELEARELAPVLERLVEEGPRRPRDQAVWALARLSPERAERLLPALLNHPDVGLRCAAIGALVKSTGSAVALASLEELLARGEGAPVMERREVAKLLGRLQDSRFTGPLARYLEDSDGTVRRVALAAVGEGGYVDLAPRLLPFLTWREERKTTREALVALGDAVTPLMEEQLNNRRAPLAMRLQLPRVLRGIGTPAALDALLFSNVRDDASLHFRIGAQLSRLRDEHPEHPVDVDRVRDALIRRRDVYRSLVGAYRDVRAALGDGSLLTRAVGDRLDQALELSFFLLGLLDSSQRMRGIHYNLVGQDARRRALALELLDNLLSEEDRELVMEQVEAHHRELPLGASGRLWRRLAALVQSEDVVLRACARHVARVNGLDVLPQEGELSDRIVQRMFALEGVSVFSQSDVDDIAAIAAVAREGFFRAGERIYAQGDPGDALYVIVDGAIDAFHDGEHVLRFQGKQAFGEVSLLDGAPRPTDMVAAVDTRVLIIDRRDFLDLLADRPELLTGFFRAVSLQLQALIALPDSRETGERLEMTAPQPPVAPPLPTGPVPDAPEPTTTQRRTRGGDA
- a CDS encoding RDD family protein, which codes for MAPETLLDGTHTVLTPEYVEFRFTLAGLYSRFLAWLVDAAIVLVLSAMTLLTLSLTMIAFPGVASALGIVVYFLVDWGYGIALETAWSGQTVGKRLLSLRVIQESGVRIGFYHAALRNLVRPVDRLPFLYLVGGVAAMVSGSQQRLGDMLAGTIVVRERKLKVPSAISATGEEGLLADPLFVSRVKRLSTEEREVVLTAALRREELRMDARLRLFAALGTRLQDALAMEKPAHLSDEKWTLLVAAALLPPKAARGTRPPRAQALG
- a CDS encoding outer membrane beta-barrel protein, encoding MRTLLCTLTFALALLGAAPAHAQFANRSLGLSLGYMDFNNTNGLDNAFFLGIDASLYIENGFEVVSYSKIAFPRDNTSNDKKRVVGLAPSLGLRYLLMEESIRPYVGADLSYLIVFKTATSNFVGIGPNAGLDFFLSDSVSAGLRAQYNIYIALNEKTQNSVTVSAGMAAYF
- a CDS encoding tetratricopeptide repeat protein, coding for MRLARLASALSWVCVLPLAACLSTPPPHERALINNELCVQELNNQDLVRAEVYCDLGLEFSPQYADLWANKGLIAMYAGRTEDAKKHFIKALRFNQEHLQAYQSLGHLYTEEGAYGKAHDNFRRALKVNPDNIDTRYNLAFTLMKMGKTVEAKKELRTVLAVNPNLAQAHHTLGIIAYGEEQYEEAAEHMAQATALDPNFGDAWHDYGTTLMELGRFADAREAFGNCLQLNPKATSCTNNLALAQRKAALTDKAFKEIKDTQQAENSAPALFMLARQYREKGLLAEEEATYRKCVKLDGKFAPCHYGLFELYQEANKHEHAGVACKNFLKYATSEEFPTEYQSCEKYMSNATF
- a CDS encoding FHA domain-containing protein: MSVRLTVTQRSEAGAQGTEIVLDDAVITLGRDKTCQVVLAQQAVSRNHARICQEGHNFFLEDLGSAYGTQLNGKALPKGEKRALRNGDVIAIAQYDVRFDRVLELNGDATSEKTSFIARGNLKDVMRGLSGTEERYLRIMNGPREGERIEIGDAQEIVIGRDEKEADLVIKDDLTSRKHAKIRRDWSGTHVEDLGSRNGIKVNKKRVNRKALKDNDEVEVGGTRFLYVDPAEPAEEPVQLAPEVKKSPPPSPPRPAPVRKEAKPEPEPEPEPAPPEPEPAPPEVSSESPASEEPDPSSSEEPVQPSAENSVPDEVAPNGALAMLKDKEKLVPLVVMGVVGLVFLVLLIAVVAGA
- the sctV gene encoding type III secretion system export apparatus subunit SctV, with amino-acid sequence MSASNPNSFLSKYSDIVLAIVVVAIVGMMIVPLPTLLLDVLLTLNISISVVLLLVSLYVPAALHLSTFPTVLLITTMFRLSLTISTTRLILLTGDPGEVVIAFGNFVVQGNFVVGAILFIILVIVNFIVISKGSERVAEVAARFTLDAMPGKQMSIDADLRAGTIDQDQGKKRRRDLERESQLFGAMDGAMKFVKGDAIASIIITVVNIVGGLIIGVTQKGMSAGDAAQKYTLLTIGDGLVGMIPAILVSTCAGIIVTRVGGEEEGAHLGKDVGTQLTAYPKAIAIAAGMLIVLGLVPGLPKIPFFLLGAGAGFGAWSMLKKEKDEQMVEEAGPSMITDLGTPLSSEPAPKEPINPDSELFIPVVTPIVLEVSDALVPYVDSRQDNGKFLFELIPFMRDGLFVELGVRFPGVRARGNASLPPGSYQIQINEVPVVTGQATLGHVLVNDTVERLRLMNIQGFEAINPATRQPAAWVPEQHRETLEAAGLTTWDVPGYIILHVAAVLRRNAREFVGVQETQTMLEQLEKAFPAIVKEVIPKVVNVLKLTDILQRLVEEEISIRDLRGILQALAEYGQVEADNVMLTEHVRASQRRYISHKYARGSGTLVVYLLDPNIEEAIRGSIKRTSAGAHLALEPELAQEIVQAVRTECGHLPPSAQRPVILTAMDIRRYVRKLLEYEFNPSFSVLSYQELSPELNIQPVARISTR
- a CDS encoding tetratricopeptide repeat protein, with the protein product MTTTQAKAPVSDNDGKPLSGPELLERATQGFDLFQDGRFQESLAIFEQLASMDASEAYFQTALGACHLALENLDQAEAHFNRAIELDPSDLTPFVNRGEVHLRQGKVMEAAQDFNHAVSLDPEGKDPLSARARMLAAAALESVEEAQGASEHDSGSHKR
- a CDS encoding SycD/LcrH family type III secretion system chaperone, whose translation is MPEDPQDEAQLQARLQRWADGKATLRDVRGYSNDELYAIAKTAYFFYYQGRINEARTLFQGLYAVSPTDGYFAKALGVVEMAAGNGQGALAAFDVAAKLSPQDPSVYVGRAEVRLALGQKTQAMDDLRRAAAMTPADDPVIRKAGAMLTALSRR